The Candidatus Koribacter versatilis Ellin345 genome has a segment encoding these proteins:
- a CDS encoding PilX N-terminal domain-containing pilus assembly protein, with amino-acid sequence MKNFHPIKTKRAEQGFALILTLLLLLLVTGLAVSVMYLAMSQRQVAGSDSETTLAYYGGEAGMEKMMADLADLYQSKQTPSLSDLSALTSKQPNIQGITYTDPNVANAYLVTAPNNGSGYPVSYSSTVASGPNAGLIAQIIPISLSLTASRPEGTQARMFRKVEVALIPVFQFGVFSDADLSYFPGPVFQFGGRVHTNGNLWLASGNNLTFFDKITAYGNVIRAKLANTFDATAGAYGGSVNLPTQPGGCGTPAAPGGSFCRAMAFTEGSVKYGNYCPSGLNSAPNCDSTSSYNAAWATTASWSGTTGPISGGNVLYQGMILNGQTGATKLSLPFVGNGVSPIEIIRRAQAGDSDSVSQSRLYNEASIRILLDDNPFNLSAAGPADPNNIPLASVLSGGKISTSGWGGSPAYPYWATGTNANNFLTTGRDPNYMVPDLRVINDTQPATPGGNAVDPYKYLAGAVPDAGDGGSGGKTVYSSVAGSPFATGTYLAAKATAGETEWPLLSGWIRVEATSTAGSGYFPVTKEWLSFGWTRQYNTFPDSETPTPNTIEPNAILHLQQIISGTRGTISPTYSAVDIKGFQVVPINMYDPREGELRDVTTGKAAGSCALNGLMNLVELNVGNLKRWLGGTIGTTGTSVDKTTFNGYIVYFSDRRGGSFDGGYDYLDTTNSTNSITVTSSPTPSANVSTGIGDGVLSAEEDVYQGTYPVEIGGAGAPTGTLVTPPKFIGAAFGLGQTTTGNPGVSQRINCATLGAWNVVLAPRHALRLVNGTLNNLPMPGFTVASEQPVYVVGNYNASNGSGLPNTGVDSAASVIADTVTLLSRSFNDSGSLLTPFAPDTASTTYYRLAIASGKTLSFKQPSGWGNDYGTDGGVHNFLRYIENWGSASLYYEGSMVSLYYSRYGTGAFKCCTTVYSPPTRKYSFDPNFLTPSLLPPGTPEFKDVVDLGFQQNLNP; translated from the coding sequence ATGAAGAACTTCCATCCGATCAAAACAAAGCGCGCTGAGCAGGGATTTGCGCTGATCCTCACCTTGCTGCTGCTTTTGCTGGTGACGGGACTTGCCGTCTCGGTGATGTATTTGGCGATGAGCCAACGGCAGGTTGCCGGCTCCGACTCGGAAACCACGCTTGCGTACTACGGTGGTGAAGCAGGCATGGAAAAGATGATGGCGGATTTGGCTGATCTGTATCAGTCAAAGCAGACGCCATCGCTGTCGGACCTCTCGGCACTGACTTCGAAACAGCCGAACATCCAGGGAATCACGTACACGGATCCGAACGTGGCCAATGCGTACTTGGTGACGGCGCCTAACAACGGTTCGGGTTATCCAGTGTCTTACAGCTCCACCGTGGCATCCGGACCCAATGCCGGTCTGATCGCTCAGATCATCCCGATCAGCCTTTCGCTGACGGCAAGCCGTCCGGAAGGGACACAGGCGCGCATGTTCCGCAAAGTGGAAGTTGCGCTGATTCCGGTGTTCCAATTCGGAGTGTTCTCCGATGCCGATCTCAGCTACTTCCCGGGGCCTGTCTTCCAGTTTGGTGGACGCGTCCATACGAATGGAAATCTCTGGCTGGCATCCGGCAATAACCTGACGTTCTTCGACAAGATCACTGCTTATGGCAACGTGATCCGGGCAAAACTTGCCAACACTTTCGACGCAACCGCGGGGGCATACGGCGGGTCTGTGAACCTGCCAACCCAGCCCGGCGGCTGCGGAACGCCGGCTGCTCCAGGGGGTTCGTTCTGCCGTGCCATGGCCTTTACGGAAGGCAGTGTGAAATATGGCAACTATTGTCCGTCGGGCTTGAACTCAGCGCCGAATTGCGATTCGACCTCGAGCTATAACGCCGCATGGGCAACCACTGCAAGTTGGAGCGGAACCACTGGGCCGATCTCCGGCGGCAACGTTCTCTACCAGGGAATGATTCTCAACGGACAGACCGGCGCCACGAAATTGTCGCTGCCGTTCGTGGGCAACGGCGTTTCGCCAATTGAAATCATTCGGCGAGCACAGGCGGGTGACAGCGACTCGGTTTCACAATCGCGTTTGTATAACGAAGCCAGTATCCGTATTTTGCTCGACGACAACCCGTTTAATTTGAGCGCTGCGGGACCGGCGGATCCCAACAATATTCCGTTGGCGTCCGTGCTTTCCGGAGGCAAGATCAGCACTAGCGGTTGGGGCGGATCTCCTGCATATCCATACTGGGCGACCGGTACGAATGCCAACAATTTCCTCACGACCGGTAGGGATCCAAATTATATGGTTCCGGATCTTCGCGTCATTAACGACACGCAACCCGCTACGCCAGGCGGCAATGCAGTTGACCCTTATAAGTACCTGGCGGGCGCAGTTCCGGATGCTGGAGACGGAGGCAGTGGCGGCAAAACGGTTTATAGCTCGGTTGCCGGAAGTCCTTTTGCCACGGGGACCTACCTCGCCGCAAAGGCGACCGCTGGCGAAACCGAATGGCCGTTGCTGAGCGGATGGATTCGCGTGGAAGCTACCAGCACGGCGGGCAGCGGGTATTTCCCGGTGACCAAGGAGTGGCTCAGCTTCGGATGGACACGTCAGTACAACACGTTCCCTGATAGCGAAACACCCACTCCGAACACCATCGAGCCAAATGCGATCCTCCACTTGCAGCAGATCATCTCGGGTACACGCGGAACCATCAGCCCGACATACTCCGCAGTTGATATCAAGGGGTTCCAGGTGGTCCCGATCAACATGTATGATCCGCGCGAGGGCGAGTTGCGCGACGTAACGACCGGCAAAGCGGCGGGAAGCTGCGCGCTGAACGGCCTGATGAATCTAGTGGAACTGAACGTCGGCAACTTGAAGCGGTGGCTAGGTGGAACCATTGGCACCACGGGTACTTCAGTCGACAAAACCACCTTTAACGGCTACATCGTATATTTCTCCGATCGCCGTGGCGGGTCCTTTGACGGTGGTTACGACTATCTCGATACCACCAACTCGACGAACTCGATTACTGTGACGTCGTCACCCACTCCCAGTGCGAACGTGAGTACTGGTATCGGCGATGGCGTCCTCTCGGCAGAGGAAGATGTTTACCAGGGGACCTACCCAGTCGAAATCGGCGGAGCAGGTGCACCCACCGGCACCCTGGTTACGCCACCCAAGTTCATCGGCGCGGCTTTCGGCCTCGGACAGACCACAACTGGTAATCCCGGAGTATCGCAACGTATCAACTGCGCTACTTTAGGTGCCTGGAACGTGGTGCTTGCACCGCGCCATGCGCTGCGATTGGTCAACGGAACACTGAATAACCTGCCCATGCCCGGATTCACCGTCGCCAGCGAACAACCCGTCTATGTGGTGGGCAATTACAACGCCAGCAATGGTTCCGGGTTGCCGAACACCGGAGTAGACTCCGCGGCATCGGTTATCGCAGATACCGTGACGTTATTGTCCCGTTCGTTCAACGACAGTGGTTCACTCTTGACGCCGTTTGCACCTGACACCGCTTCCACGACCTATTACCGCCTGGCTATCGCGAGTGGTAAGACGCTGTCGTTTAAGCAGCCTTCGGGTTGGGGAAATGACTACGGTACCGATGGTGGAGTGCATAACTTCCTGCGCTACATCGAGAACTGGGGTTCTGCCAGTCTGTATTACGAAGGTTCGATGGTGAGCTTGTACTACTCGCGTTACGGCACTGGCGCATTCAAGTGCTGCACCACGGTGTACAGCCCCCCAACTCGTAAGTACAGCTTTGATCCGAATTTCCTCACGCCTTCGTTGCTGCCTCCGGGCACACCTGAATTCAAGGATGTTGTGGACCTTGGATTCCAGCAGAATTTGAATCCATAA
- the hppD gene encoding 4-hydroxyphenylpyruvate dioxygenase encodes MQNPLKLKKIHHVEFWVGNAKQAAYYYRKGFGFNQLAYRGLETGSRDVASYVLQQNKCNFVLTTAINPEHPAADHVRRHGDGVKDIALHVEDADFAFEEAVKRGAKAVFEPKDVIDNYGTVRWAAVHTYGETIHSFISYKNYGGPFLPGFQSAIVPGEETGILLVDHMVGNVELGKMNAWADFYHDVFGFHRFISFDDKDISTEYSALMSIVMSDDSYFVKFPINEPAPGKRKSQIDEYLEAYGSPGVQHIALRVTDVIETVSKLQKNGIEFLRVPDSYYDIVQERVGPIDEPIEKIKQLGILIDKDDEGYLLQIFSKPVEDRPTVFFEIIQRKGSRGFGKGNFKALFEALELEQARRGNL; translated from the coding sequence ATGCAAAATCCTCTTAAGCTCAAGAAGATCCATCACGTTGAATTTTGGGTAGGGAACGCCAAGCAGGCGGCCTACTATTATCGCAAAGGCTTCGGATTCAACCAGCTTGCGTATCGCGGTCTTGAGACCGGCTCACGCGACGTCGCCTCGTACGTCCTCCAGCAGAACAAGTGCAACTTCGTCCTGACAACGGCGATAAACCCGGAGCATCCTGCGGCCGACCACGTTCGTCGGCATGGCGACGGCGTGAAAGACATCGCTCTGCACGTGGAAGACGCCGATTTCGCCTTCGAAGAAGCCGTGAAGCGCGGCGCAAAGGCTGTCTTCGAGCCTAAAGATGTGATCGACAATTACGGTACCGTTCGTTGGGCTGCGGTGCACACCTACGGCGAAACCATCCACTCGTTTATTTCCTACAAGAATTATGGCGGTCCATTTCTGCCGGGATTTCAATCGGCGATTGTCCCCGGCGAAGAGACCGGCATCCTGCTGGTGGACCACATGGTCGGGAACGTCGAACTCGGCAAGATGAATGCCTGGGCCGATTTCTACCACGATGTATTCGGCTTCCATCGCTTCATCAGCTTCGACGACAAGGACATCTCGACCGAGTACTCGGCGCTGATGTCCATCGTGATGTCGGACGATTCGTACTTCGTGAAGTTTCCGATCAATGAGCCCGCACCGGGTAAGCGCAAGAGCCAGATTGACGAGTACCTCGAAGCGTATGGCAGCCCCGGGGTACAGCACATCGCGCTGCGCGTAACCGACGTCATTGAGACCGTCAGCAAGCTCCAGAAGAACGGTATCGAGTTCCTGCGCGTCCCAGACTCGTATTACGACATTGTGCAGGAACGCGTCGGGCCGATTGACGAGCCGATTGAGAAGATCAAGCAGCTCGGTATCCTGATCGACAAGGACGATGAAGGCTACCTGCTGCAGATCTTCAGCAAGCCGGTGGAGGACCGTCCCACGGTGTTTTTTGAGATTATTCAGCGCAAGGGAAGCCGCGGTTTCGGCAAAGGCAACTTTAAAGCACTGTTCGAGGCATTGGAATTGGAACAGGCACGGCGCGGCAACCTGTAA